From a single Thalassophryne amazonica chromosome 7, fThaAma1.1, whole genome shotgun sequence genomic region:
- the glrx3 gene encoding glutaredoxin 3, translated as MANVVEATTRQQFEDFLAKAGKCLTVVHFQAAWAPQCEQMNDVMVELAKEYPSSTFVKLEAEAVPEVSEKYEISAVPTFLFFKGGEKVDRLDGANVPQFSKKVRGMAVSGTVEEAGGPADLNQRLKKLINAAPCMLFMKGAPQEPRCGFSRQMVALLKERNIQFSSFDVLSDEEVRQGLKTYSNWPTYPQLYVTGELVGGLDIVKELAESGELENTCPKAVTLEHRLKTLINQSPVMLFMKGNKQEAKCGFSRQILEVLNATDVDYDTFDILQDEEVRQGLKSYSNWPTYPQLYVKGELIGGLDIVKELMENGELASVLRGQS; from the coding sequence ATGGCGAATGTGGTGGAGGCGACCACTCGGCAGCAGTTTGAAGATTTTTTAGCCAAAGCTGGAAAATGTCTGACTGTGGTGCACTTCCAGGCGGCGTGGGCGCCTCAGTGCGAACAGATGAACGACGTGATGGTGGAGCTGGCTAAAGAGTACCCGAGCAGCACGTTCGTGAAGCTGGAGGCCGAAGCTGTACCGGAGGTGTCGGAGAAGTACGAGATCTCCGCCGTCCCCACCTTCCTGTTCTTCAAGGGAGGAGAGAAGGTGGACCGGCTGGACGGAGCCAACGTCCCGCAGTTCTCCAAGAAGGTTCGGGGGATGGCGGTAAGCGGGACGGTGGAGGAGGCCGGCGGGCCCGCGGATTTGAATCAGCGCCTGAAGAAGCTGATCAACGCGGCGCCCTGCATGCTGTTCATGAAGGGAGCTCCACAGGAGCCCCGCTGCGGCTTCAGCCGCCAGATGGTGGCGCTGCTCAAGGAGCGAAACATCCAGTTCAGCAGCTTTGACGTCCTGTCCGACGAGGAGGTGCGGCAGGGGCTGAAGACCTACTCCAACTGGCCCACCTACCCTCAGCTGTACGTCACTGGGGAGCTTGTGGGTGGCCTGGACATCGTCAAGGAGCTGGCGGAGTCTGGGGAGCTGGAGAACACCTGTCCTAAGGCTGTCACCCTGGAGCACCGCCTGAAGACCCTCATCAACCAGAGCCCGGTCATGCTGTTCATGAAGGGCAACAAGCAGGAGGCCAAGTGCGGCTTCAGCAGGCAGATCCTGGAGGTCCTGAATGCCACAGACGTGGATTATGACACCTTTGATATTCTGCAGGATGAAGAGGTGCGCCAGGGCCTCAAGTCTTACTCCAACTGGCCAacctaccctcagctgtatgtgaAAGGAGAACTGATCGGGGGCCTGGACATAGTGAAGGAGCTGATGGAGAATGGAGAACTGGCATCAGTGCTGAGAGGACAGTCCTAG